In Leishmania mexicana MHOM/GT/2001/U1103 complete genome, chromosome 22, a genomic segment contains:
- a CDS encoding putative DNA primase small subunit, translating into MQVINENSLREFYAHVYPVELITQWLSYRVSQPRRSAGSSVAAVKGEPTAVSGEDSKDGARHALGIKAEPCDAMGAASGADDEDKEWLDGKGAAAAEGYLARREFCFTLMGEIFTRFRSYRSAEELRAELVRCFPEKIDVGAVYNIRPNQKQGLANVFPVERELVFDIDMSDYDNVRSCCSGKNICSYCWAWMSCAAHVLHTVLRDDFGFKYILPVFSGRRGIHLWVCDRRARLMTNDERAALVGYLTVVAPKTLRSTVVADLANHRLIHPTIRHVLRTQLDRAFTALFVASSSDNPNNIQHHPKAAYIVHDATSAVLKLGRRDTLNRFQQHVHFQQGNVLDWPTYLHALGSEQEATDILHAVQLLLMYPRLDEHVSTRRDHLLKLPFCVHPGTASLCCPLEWEEVDGFNPTEDAPKLQEILLSRSLDVRWTRPLERMLKDMRTDEHESSS; encoded by the coding sequence atgcAGGTCATCAATGAAAACTCGCTGCGCGAGTTTTATGCGCACGTGTATCCCGTAGAGCTCATCACCCAATGGTTATCGTACCGGGTCAGCCAGCCACGTCGTTCTGCGGGCTCCTCCGTGGCTGCGGTGAAAGGTGAGCCGACGGCGGTGTCCGGAGAGGACAGTAAGGACGGGGCACGCCATGCGCTCGGCATAAAGGCGGAGCCATGCGATGCAATGGGAGCTGCCTCAGGCGCCGACGATGAGGACAAGGAGTGGCTGGATGGGAAgggggctgctgccgcggaggGCTATCTTGCGCGCCGCGAGTTCTGCTTCACCCTCATGGGCGAGATCTTCACCCGTTTCCGGAGCTACAGAAGtgccgaggagctgcgcgccgaGCTGGTGCGCTGTTTTCCAGAGAAAATCGACGTTGGGGCCGTGTACAACATTCGGCCAAACCAGAAGCAAGGGCTCGCGAACGTCTTTCCGGTGGAGCGGGAGCTCGTGTTCGACATCGACATGTCAGACTACGACAATGTGCGGTCCTGTTGCTCCGGCAAGAACATCTGTTCCTACTGCTGGGCGTGGATGtcgtgcgcggcgcacgtgctgcacacggtgctgcgcgacgacTTTGGCTTCAAGTACATCCTGCCCGTGTTCTCGGGTCGCCGCGGTATTCACTTGTGGGTGTGTGACCGGCGTGCCAGGCTCATGACAAACGATGAGCGAGCGGCGCTGGTCGGGTACTTGACCGTCGTGGCACCCAAGACACTCCGCAGCACCGTTGTGGCGGACCTGGCGAACCACCGCCTCATCCACCCAACAATCCGCCACGTGTTGCGCACACAGCTCGACCGCGCCTTCACTGCGCTTTTCGTAGCGTCCTCGAGCGACAACCCCAATAACATTCAGCATCATCCCAAGGCTGCTTATATCGTGCATGACGCTACATCGGCTGTCCTGAAGCTCGGCCGTCGCGACACCTTGAACCGGTTCCAGCAGCACGTGCACTTCCAGCAAGGCAACGTGCTGGACTGGCCAACGTACCTGCACGCCCTCGGCTCGGAACAGGAGGCCACCGATATTTTGCACGCCGTGCAGCTTCTTCTCATGTATCCGCGCCTGGACGAGCACGTAAGTACGCGGCGTGATCACCTGCTGAAGCTTCCGTTTTGCGTGCATCCCGGCACGGCCTCCTTGTGCTGCCCACTCGAGTGGGAAGAGGTGGATGGGTTCAACCCAACAGAGGACGCGCCGAAGCTGCAGGAAATTCTACTGAGCCGCAGCCTGGATGTGCGCTGGACGCGGCCGCTAGAGCGCATGCTGAAggacatgcgcacagacgAGCACGAGAGCTCCTCGTGA